The Onychomys torridus unplaced genomic scaffold, mOncTor1.1, whole genome shotgun sequence genome segment agttgtggtggtcAACATTGTGTTGACAAAGGGATAGAGTGAGCCAGACAGGAGAGCTTTGGGGGTCTCTGATCTGATTGATCATTTGTAACTGTGGATTCTTAACTCATATTCCAGGCTAAGCAAGACTCCTTACAGAATACACTCCATGAAGAAACGAATCCATGTGAGAACAAATCATAAAAGGATACCAGTTCACTGGGATTATTTGGCAACTGATGCCAGGAAAGCTGTAAGATCAGCTTGCTCATCATCTCAGGAGAGAGCATCCTGTTTTGCAACTTTGTTCTTGTCCTGAGCCATCACAACATGTGTCAGGGTAGAGCAGATCTTCTTTGAGAGGAGAATGTGAGTtaggagacacagacacagatgtgaCTGGGTATTAAACAAACCCACCATGGGTGTGGGGTTGTGGCTTATTTCTGGTATAGAATTTTTCTAATGTGTTTATCACCAGAACTGAAACACacatgaaatacacacacacacacacacacacacacacacacacacacacacacacacacgtacacgtacACATCTCCAGAACTTTAACCTACTTCATGAGATGGGCTTAACCCATCTATGTTGGACCTTCAATGACTTAGTCTCAGGATTTGAAAATGCTGAAGTGACACCTCAAACTTAAATGTGTCTAGGGAAAGTTCTGTGCTCTGGCCAGGACAAGCGGCCTTGTTAGATCTCAGCCAAGGCTCATCACCTGAAGATCTGATAAGGTTAGTGTGGGCTTGGATGCTTGTGGTGGTTATGACCACCCACTGTCTGGAATGATCAGAGAAGGGACTTCCTGTATGGTGGAGGGGTGATGGGGAATTTTGTCTGGTGACCTCACAGTAGGCTGGCCATGTAATATGCTAAACTCTGGGATTCTTTGAAGGAGGAATGGCAACCTTTATTGGTAATTAAGATTAGACTTAAGGCATGAATTTTTATAACTAGATCTTATTGAACTCTAGGAGAGTCTGGGAGGCAGCCATGGTGGGATTTGGTAAACTTAACATCAAATGGAGCTATTATGATCTTCCAATGTGTCAGTTTATGTTTCCATCATGAGATTGATGTCATTTCCTAGTATAGGAAGGTACCATAAATACCTAAGTGGAGGTTTCTTTATGACCAGCatccttaaagaaataaatatattctaaaaatatcCACTTAAGGATACCCACCATtcttttatcagaaaaaaatatcagaTTTGACAACCAAAAATTTCCTCAAGATATCTATCCAGATCATTGTTTTCCTTGTTTCAACTTCTCTTTCCATGTTATCAGTCTGATATGTAAACCCTACTTGataggctccctaactgttggtccagagtccatgagctcccacgacctcaggtcagctgtctctgtgagttcccatatCATGACCTCCCCCTGGATCATATAATTCCTCCTTCTCTTATTTCAGCAAGAcctccagagctcagcccagtacttggctgcagatctctgcatctgcttccatcacagcacacatgtgccaCTAGGTAGTAGAACATTAAGAATGTAAAACTCAGAGTGGATTAGCAAATTGATGCCTCACAAGGACACATATGTTCCTTAGAAATGCCATTAATTTGACTAGTCTTGTTTTCCTGTCTTTGTTCTTTCCTAGAATGGTTACAGTGAAGTCAAAGGCTTAGAAAATGTGAGAACTCAGAATCCCTTTGTTAATGTAAGAGAGGCCTGGAGAACACTATGATAAACAGGGTGATACAGTATATGAAATCAGCTTGTAACTCAATGAATTATTAACTCTCGTGGCCTAGCACCCATGCATCTTAGACTCCTCCAGTGCCTGATGCCCTATCTTGTGTTGGGAAGCAAGACAAGGAGCTCTCATATATACTAGTCATACTTGTAAAGCATGAAGTGCACCAGGCTCTCAGAATGTGGTACATCTGTGATCCTGGCTGTCAGCCTCCAGTCATTGCTTTCTACACACAGACCATCATTCAGttcttctatccatccatccattcattatcaatccatccactcatcatccctccatccctccctccaaccctccatccatccatccatccatccatttatccatgcatccatccatccattcttttATCCTTCATTTAGTCATTAATGAAAACTGGGTACCTGATCTTCTCACTCTTCATGAATTATGCAAAGTGAGTCTCTCTGAAGGGCTATGTCATGAAGGAATCATGTGCAAGGAAGGTGGCAGAGGGAGCATAAGACATCTTCTGCCACCTGGGATGCTCAGCTGGTGAACTTGCCCAGTACTCTTTTTTCTTGCCCTGGCTTGATGTGCTGGCACGCTGAGTATCTAGGGGTTGGGGGAGAGCAGGGTGGGGTTGGTTCTTTTTAAGCATGATGATATAATCAAAGATACCTTAGAGAATATCagtagaaatataattttaaaaattagaatactattttgtattttgtgcCCTGTGTGCCATACACGGGCCAGGTGTATAAGGAAAAGTGAGGAAATTCTGAGTATTTTAGGTGCATTCTGTGTTTGGGAAAATCCTACTTGGCTTATAAAGATAATTACAAACTAGGTAGCTAAGGCTTTACATGATGAGAAATTGTTTTGTACTTTGTAAAACAATCTAGAAATCTACAATGTCCCTTTCACATATATTATCCAGATGCCATTGGCTATGTTACTACTATGGTCCTCTATATAGTACTGATGATCTCCTGTAAATGAGACATAATGGCTATGGGTGCACATCTTGGTTTATAGAACTTACTGAATAAGGTTCTGTTGTTGTAGCTACCTCACCATTGCCACGACTGGATAGGAATAAAAAGTCTGTGGTCCTGCTCTGAACTCAACCTTAGGGAATCTCACTTGGGAATTGAACAATCCTAGCTTCACCCATGAAGGAATATGAGAGGGATCCAGGCACATCCTTTACCCTGTGGAGctctgcaggagttggttctgtgGGATGCTTTCCTGAGCCTGGGCACCACCAAAACACCCACTGGCAGGTGTGGAAGGAAGCTCTTGCCCACATCCTGGGAGCAGCTCAGAGCAGACTGCAGCCTGCTCTCATCTACCCTGGTCTCTCCTGGGTACTTGCTGCCAGCGCTCTGCTGTGTCCCCTACCAGCCCAGACTGAGATGGCCAAGTTCATGCTCCTTCTCCTAATGCTGGGGGCTTTTTCTCTTGTGTTCTTCCAAGGTGAGAGTGAGTCCCTGGGTGCTGAAATGGGGGTGAGGACAGGGCCTGGAGATGGCTGGGAGTAGACCTGGGATGATGGCCTGAATGGCTGGGATAGTAGTgtgtgagagcagagagaggtCAAGGTCAGGATTCTAGGACAAGCTGACCCAAACAACTGGGCCATCTTTGTGTTGACTCCACTCTGCTCTTGCTGGAGTAAGAGTTCAGTCTCTCACAGAGTGGGGACAGTCACTGCCTACGGATGAACTTATCCCTGTCTTCTCCCCATTTTCTCCCTGTTGCCATAATTCCCTATCTTTCCATCTTGCTGGACTTATGATCCCATTTGTGGATTATTGACATTATTGCCCCAAATCCCTAGGGCAACAGGAGTCCAGTTCGGGGAGCCCTCACCTGTGCCTGGTCCTTGGAGTGTACTTCCTACCTTTTCCTCTAGCAGGTTCAGTTTCATATTGAGGTCTTTACTCATTTTGGAGTTGATGACTGTGCAAGGTGAGGGAAAATGATCTAGctcattcttctacatgaaggTATCTGGTTTtctcagcagcatttgttgaagattctgtctTGTCTCTAATGTGTCTTTTTGGCACCTTTGTCAAAACTCAAGTGCTTCTGGTTACATGGCTGTATATCTGGGCCCtttattctattccattgatttgCAGGAATATTTTTGCACTAGTCCCATGATGTTATTATTAATATTctcatgcatttaaaaaagaactttaGGTGCCAGGTTAGTTTGCATTGATACATTTATACTTTGTTGCACAACAGTGCTGTATACAGATTACCTATCACTTCATTTCCTGTGCAATCAAAAGTGTGGTGTCAAACCCTCAGCTTCTTAGGGAAGCCATGGACCCAATCTGATGCAATATATCAGGACCAGAGGTTGTACTAGGAAAATTACTAAGAGTTATGCTTTGTCTCTGAATTTCTTAATCCTTGAGCATTTGTAGGCACTTCAAGTCTTTGTTCAACCTTTACATCTGCTTTGCCTAGTTCAAGCCACAGTGTGCATGGTCTGCAAGTCTTTTAAAAGAGGACACTGTTTGGTAGGCAAGAGCAACTGCACTACACAATACAGCCCTGGATGCAGAACCAGAAATTTCTTCATATTCTCACAAACAGGTAATGTATTTGAGCTACTTGAAGACATCCTTACTAGGAGGTATATATGTTCCTGCGCTGATGTCAAGTGTTGTTTGGGTCACTAAGTATAAATGCTTTTATCTTCTAGGTCAATGGGTCCACAATCACACTGAATTGGACTGTTCTGAGGGATGTATTGCTGAAAACATGTATTTTGGAAACTTGAAGGTATCTACCTTTTGCTGCAAAGGTGAAGATTTCTGTAAAAGATATCATGGCCAAATAGTGAAGAAGGACATTTACTAACTGCCAATTCCTTTGGCAACTGCACTATGTCCCTGTACCCCATTTCCTCCCCCAAGAATCTCTCAGTTTCTACTCTGTGTGCACAGCATGAAAAAAACTTCTTTACGAACTATCAGGTTCTGTTAAGAAAAAGGCAAATATAAGCAACAGAAAGAGATGAGACCTAAGTTTCATGTAAGAGTTTACCCTCCTGGGTATtcaaaaaagggagaaagggccATTCATTCAGTTTACAGACTGTTCTTTGCACTTGGCCAAGGCATCACCACATTCTAGGCTGATGCTCAACTTAAGAAGATCATAAAACAAACTCTTTCCCTTTCACTACTCTAAGTCTCCAGTGTTCCAGTTATAAGATCTGGGTGCTCTTATTAAGAAGTGAGAATCTGTAGTAAACATGGAatccaggaggaaaaaaaaaggagccatAATGAGAGCACTAGAAATGTGAACAATGTAATACAAGggctttgaagaaagaaagcagactggggGAGGAGCTTACattaggaagaggaaaggatataaattagagaaggaagagaacaaaAATTAACAACGATAATGTCtgaaaatccacaaagaatcatatctttatctaaaattatatattttacacatattGGGTAATTATTTGTGATGACTATACTATGTTACCATTAGCTATTACTTACAGGGGAAACAAGGGGCATACAATTGTCTTCACTGAaggattcttaatttttttaaaataaatcaaagtgTGTAAAATCAAAAGGCATTGAAAACACCACCCAAACTGATCAGTGTTCTAATGTGACACATGATATCTATTTATATACAAACATGTAAACACATGTAAAAAACATGTCTTATTGAATACATACTTAATCTTATAGCAGCACAGATTGTGCACATTGAATGTCAATTGCCCTTTGAAGCCCAGAGAAAAAGCCTCAGACACCTGGTTTGACTTAGACTAGCATATATCTCAATAAAATTCACTCTGGCAGCATCTCCACCCTGATTATATCAGTGAGAACAGGAGAGAGTGGGGCTGGGAATGTTTTGCCCAAGACTCGATGGAGCAAAAGAGTAGGTTACTGATgcataaaaatatcaatttttattatttgtgttttatctaAAATATCCTTTAGTGAATgctcaaaaagagcaaaaaaagaTGAAGTCATCCTACCTCCATCCTTATGGTCAAGGTCCCAGACGTGTGGTGCCCCAGCATCATGTCCTGGCTCAGGCTGTGCCCCTGCTTGAGGCAAGGCAAGAAGCACTTATCTGAAGACAGTGTGTGTTCCTTGTGTCCTGGGTAAGCGCAGACCACTGGGCCTCCCTCCCCTAGATGAAAGCACCTATCCTGTATTGTGATTGGGTCTTTTGAGCATCCATCTAAACTACTGGTGTTGCTTCCTTTGTGCGGAGTGCAGAGCAAGCTAGCACAATGCAGCAAGCAACTTGGTGAGATGCACACATTTGCACTCTTCTTGTTTAGTGAGTGCCTGCCTAGAAGAAGctggtcaaaatacagaaaacaaaagaccATGGGGTTCTCACCCACAGCTGATGCACCTGCAATGCAACATCTATTCCTAAAACACAGGAATCATTACACAAGAGGGTACCCAAGATGGTAAGAGTAGAGGACCAGAACATCCACTCCAAGGGGTTATCTTCTCTCTATGTGACAGGGAAGATGCACCCACAAAATCTCAGAAGTAGGGTTGCCTCAGCAAGACCTGTACAATTACAACATGACATACCAATGGGAATGGAGAAAACTTCTCCAGGCTCCACCCTAGACAAAAAGCTCCAGGCAACTGTGTCTGAGGAGAATGGGAGAACCTGCATATTCAATCCCAAGTGAACAACGTTTAATACCAATGCATACAAGCAAAACTAAATGGAGTCACCAGGCAGTACCTATGtacatatgaacatacacacatatatataatacattcatacatcattcacatatatatatatatatacattcacatattcatatatgcatatattcatatacacatacatacatacaaacatacatgtgtatgtatcacaacactattttaaaaataagagtttgtgaatttgaagggaaatggggagggggacaccagaggagaaggaggagaaggagggagaatgaAAATGATGTGAATAGAGTCAGTGCATGAGAAATTCtcaatgtttctatttttaaatttaaaaactaaccTTAATATTTTGTCCCTAAAATACCTCTTTCTGAACATTTCCACAACTTGGGGAAAACCAAGGAGTAATGTGCTGGAGCAGGGACTAAAATTTCAATGTGGCTGTTGTCTGAGAGAACAGCAGGTCTCACTGGGATACATTTCTATATGTGGCTAGTGTTATGTGTAAGAAGGAACAAAGACCCTGCATTCCTGCACACAGCTGATTCTCAGGATGCTGGTCATCCAAGGACAAACACAATCCTATATCGGGGCTTACAGAGTTTAATCTTGAACTCCAGCCCTCATAGTATTaggagcagaggaaggcagacaggATAGAAACTCTATTGTCCAACTGGTTTCCCCAGTACTCTCTGTTCTGGCACCAAGCTTCAATAAGTCCCACCCCACCACCTTCAAGTATTCTTGTAGCAGCTATAATTTCTCTTGattattgactttttgttttattacagtATGCCTGAAAAATTACAAGATATTATCTTGATTTTGATACTTCTTAAGCCTTGTTTTGTTGCTTATGGTGACATTTCATTTAGAGAAGTTTCTGTGGGTATGGAGAAGAACATGtacttttgtttcctgtgaaatgaaatattttgtacAGAGCTGTCAGGTACACTATGGTGTATTGTAGTCTTAAAATTCTTGATTTAaacttctaaaattatttttctatgtatgttTGCATGAATGTGGGGATGTCAGAGGACCACATCTGGAAGTCTATTCTGTTCTTAAAATACTGATTAGGTCCCCAGGATTGACTGGATAACCAGGCTTGGAAGTCagtgttgagccatctcactggcattGCTTTGCTGAAGTTGCGTTTGAATGATCTACCTGAAGATGGGAGTGAGGGGTTGAAGGGCATGCTGCTCTTGGGTCTATGAGACTTTCACGTCCATTTTGATTATTTATGGAAATGGGAGCCTCACTTCttggtgcacatgtgcacatgtatttaCAACCATTACAACTTCTTTAAAGGTTGTTCGCTTTATATTACGTATTGGCCTTCTTTATCACTTTGGACTAATAATTGGTCACTCTATTGGATATCAGAATAGGTACCTACCCCAGTGTGTGTTTAGCTTACACTCACTTGATAGACTGAGTTTGCTATACCCTTTGATACAAAATCTGATTATCTGTGTAGGGGAAAAGGagtcccaccaaaaaaaaaaaaaaaaaagccactgagCTAATATAAGAACCATGAAAATAATCCCATATTAGATACTTGTGTGTAAAATTATTAGCATGTGCACCTTTTAATTGTTTTGAATATACATGGTACTGAGTTGCATAAGGAGACTTTTGTACAACTAAAAATAGAGTAAAACACTATGCCCACTTGTACAGCAGATTctgttcaaataaaataaaataggaaaataatatcTTTTATGTCTCTTCACAgacaaaatatagaaaaaaaagatCAACTTAGTATCAATGAATGCCTATGATGCCTCAATTGTGGACTATAAAGAGTTTACCACTAACATAACCTTGACCCCTCAGATAAATACCTAATACCAGTTCTAAAGAAGAAACTTTACAATATAGCCTAGAACACACTTGCATGTGACAGCAAACCTATTAATTCCTTCTGTAATTGAAATAATTTAGCAGCAAATTAGATGAGCGCATTAGACTAATTTGGGGCTCAATAGACGAATGAAACTGTGATTTTTGAACATTTGGAGTATGTTTTCAATGGCATGCAAAtcagtgtgagtttgaggccattctggtctacatagtgagtcaaGCCAGCCAGAATTGCATAGTAAGACCTTAGatcaaatgtatatatatatatatatgtgtgtgtgtgtgtgtgtgtgtgtgtgtgtgtgtgtgtgtgtgtgtttggtatgtaatATATCAATATATGGTATAATAACATTATATTATAAAGTACATTTAATGCTATTAGAAATATACAttctatattgtttatttttagcaCCATCCAACGCTTTCTGTGCATGATCACACATTCAATAGCAGGCAATTAAACAGACTCTCCCCTGGTGCATTGCAACCCTGAGCAGGGAAAGCAACAGTCAAGTAGCCCTTTGGCCAGCAATTGACCAGACTCTCTCTCAAGGCAGCCTGGTTGTATGCGACTCTCTACAATCACTGCAGAGAATCACTACAGCCACCATCAAGGATGTGCTCAGGCAGCCTGCAGAGCCCTACAAAACAGAGGTGACCTCAGATTAGCCTTCTTGCCCAGCATCTATTCTCACCCCAGCCAGACAAGAAGTACTTCCTGAGGTGTTCCAACAGAAGCTCTCTGTTTGGTATTAAGGACTATATGATAACATGGACTTCCTTATGTTCACAGACCCTTTCACACATTAGCTGCTGTGTAGACAAGCAGGCTGCTGTGTTCAAGACACACTTCAGTGCCATCTGGTCAAGCTGCAACTCAGGCTCAATAAAAGCCTTCTTCCAAAGGTTGTTCCTTTCCTAGCAGTTTGAGCTCGTAGCATGAAAAGAGGAAGCACAGGAGACCACCATGTGCTGCTGATGGTAAGATTACCTCACAGGTCGTGTATATCATTACTGCCACCCGAAGTAAGGAAAAGTGAGAGGAGTAAGGAAACAAATAAGTCACACAAGAGGGATTTGGTGTATTGCCAATGTGGGAGGGGCTTACACTGAGATCCGCTGCTGGGCACCTACTGTTCATTGCTGTTGCCTGAGTGGACTATAAATTCACTAGAGGCTGGTATTTTCTGTGAGCGATCTCTGACCTCCAGCTGTCTGGCACTAACACAGCCTGCTGCAAGAATCGGCTCAAGAGAGATGGAAACCCTACTGAAGCTGTGTCTCTGCATTCTCTGCTTTGAAACCGGCAAGTATTGTCTGCAACTTGATCCCTTATCGGCtgtacaaagaaaattaaatctcTTGTTACTTCATCCTGCCTTCTCTGTGGTGATAAGACATGTTGTTGATTAGAACACATATGTTAGGCAAAACATGGGTGCAACCAAGCAATCCAGAGGGCCAGTGACCTATGCTTTCTTTGGGAAGTGACTGTGTGGCACTCGTCTCCTCTAAGCAGTCTTTATCTCTGCAGCTTTCACTTTACAGTGTGTACTTTGTCCATCCTACAAAAACGGGGAGTGTGTTAATGGGAGTCAGACATGCTTTGCACAACCTGGCGAAACTTGTATGATCCGCAGAATCTGGAATTCAATTGGATGTGAGTATGTGTTCTGTGCTCCGGAgaatttctgtttctccttcaggATTCCAAGCATCACCTCTAAGGTTACTGTAGTTAAAGAAAAAGCGTCAAATGATATCTAGGTATGACACTCCAAACCTTGTGCTGGTAAAGCTTTACCCACGGTAAAGCGAAGCACAAATTTAGGGAGAGGGGCTTCTCTCCATCATTGTTTTGCTATATTCATCAGTCTCTGATTCCCAACATCTCTGTGATTTAGGGTAATTTTCCATTCCCATGACAAAACAGCAtagccaaggcaacttacaaaagaaaacacttaatttggGGCTGGCTCAGAGTCTCAGGAGTGAAGTCCATGGTGATTAGCAAGGCAGCAGGAAGGCATGGTACAGGATCaggagctgagaacttacatTCTTAGTCAGACccatgagtgagtgagtgagtgagggagagagagagagagagagagagagagagagagagagagagagagagagattgagaataGCATTTTGAAAACCCAAAGCCCATCCCAAGTGACACACccccaccaacaaggccacacttcctaattcttcccaaacactTCAACCAAGTCGGGACCAAGCACTGGAACATTCAAGCCTATGATGGCTGTTCTAATTGAAGCCACCACACTGTCCAAAGGCTACAAAATATCAGTCCTTAAATGTGTCATTTCTTACACTCTGTCCTGGTTACTTTTGCTCTTGTAATGTTCAAAGAACTTCTATCTTAGCTTGGAGCCACCTTCTCTGGAAAACCTTTTCTCATCCACAGGACAGCAAGGTGCTTCTCAAGTCTTCCTGCTTCATCTCTCTCCTGGTATATTTCGTGGTGTGTCCTTCCTGTTATTCCATAGAATCTGGTTCTTGAGAGCTAATATTATCTTGATCTCTACCTGCCCAACTGTTCACCTCCGAGGGAAGGGCGCTATGCACATCTGCTTGAGGGGAGATAATGCAATGTGCCTCTACATGTAGAGGCTCAAGCCCAACACTAAGCACATGTTTCTCCTGTTGTAAAGGCTTTTGGGTAAAAGAACTTCCTCCAGATGTAGTTTAAAAGCATGTAGCGGGAAGGCCAACATGGGACACTAACTGCTACATTCTTTCTGTGAAAGCATTCTCAGTTCAAATGTACTTGGATATGAAATTGTATCCTGGgtcttaaaattatatatttttgcaATCTTCTTCCACAGATAATAAACTGAAAAGTGTGGAGTTGAGGTGTgcagaattctgtgagtttgatgaAAAAAGTTCTGGAGGTGAAACAATACATACATACTGCTGCAATTATGACGATTTCTGCAATAGCATTGATTTACCAATTGTGATGACTTAATGTGAGCTAGTTTCAGGTGGCCTCGTCTgtcatttcctttcctccctgtctttcttttcttcccttgggTTTAATTTTTTCTGGACTGGAGATTTTTCTAAGCCTCACAATTGTGCAAGAAATGAACTGAACCTTGGTATTGTGAAAGTATATCTAATTATATTTCCTAATTCTTATTCCTGATATGCCCTAGCACCCCCATTAATGTAACTGACACATGGTTTTCATCAATGCATTTATCGCCTCAGTGTGGATGGACAAGACAGATGAGTAGATCAAAGGACTGTAGAGGATGAAGAAGCTGAGTATCCTTTCTACAACATGTGCTCTGGGAACTTGGATGGTTCTCATCATTGTGACTTATACTTCCAGGGAACAATCTAAAGGGGAAAGATTGCTGTGGATCTTGGTTTCAGTCCTCCATTGTCTTGCTCCATTACTTGGGCCTATGGTAATGCTAAACAGCAAAGGCCATGGCATGCCAaaactgctcacctcatggtgTCCAGGAAGtaacaagacagagagaggactGTGGCAAGATATGGATTTCAAGAAGTACACTCAGTTGCTCCCTCTCAGTATGTAGACCCCATagctgagaagaaagaaatcttcATGACTTTATTCCCATGAATGAGAAAATGACAGCTACAAGATCATAGTGCCAACTTTCACCCAGTGAAGAAAATCTCCACCTAACATTTCTGTTATATTGCAGTGAGAAAACAAATCCACCAAATGTttcctcttctttgaaagttgTTCTTTCTGAACATGTAGAATCATGGGTGAAAATGGTGTTGACTCTCACCTATTTTAGGAAAGTAATACTATACACTATGTTGCCTTTGTAGCATTAAGAGGGAAATTTATTTGTAAACCCTCACTCCCTGCCCCATCTAAGCCCAGGCTCCTTACGATTACACTTTAGTCCCACTGAG includes the following:
- the LOC118575033 gene encoding prostate and testis expressed protein 2-like, which codes for MAKFMLLLLMLGAFSLVFFQVQATVCMVCKSFKRGHCLVGKSNCTTQYSPGCRTRNFFIFSQTGQWVHNHTELDCSEGCIAENMYFGNLKVSTFCCKGEDFCKRYHGQIVKKDIY
- the LOC118575035 gene encoding acrosomal protein SP-10-like; protein product: METLLKLCLCILCFETAFTLQCVLCPSYKNGECVNGSQTCFAQPGETCMIRRIWNSIGYNKLKSVELRCAEFCEFDEKSSGGETIHTYCCNYDDFCNSIDLPIVMT